The Candidatus Binatota bacterium DNA window CTCGTTGGTGGGCTGGGCGCGGTAGGCCCGGGCCAGCGAATCCCACAGGTCGCAACCGGGGTTTATAAAGCGAATGGCGTTGCGCAGGCGGCGGCCAAAGTCCTCGGGTGTAAGCGGCGGCGGCGGACCATCGGCGCCCAGGCGCTCGATGGTAAGATGCCAGGGCAGCTCGTTGGCCCAGTCGTAAAAAAACTGCCGCACACCCAGGCCCGAAACCTCGGGCGTGATCTTGAGCCAGTTGCGCGCATTGTCGGGTCGCTCGGCCGAGACGCTTATTTCAAAACTACCGTCGTCTTCGAGCTCGAGATCGAGACTGTTCATGCTCGCCACCACGCCACCGGGCGCGACCTTGCCCTCGGGAATCTTGTCGCCAAACTTACCGGCCGTGGCAGTCAGGCCCAGGTAGTGGGCCGTGCCGCCACTGCCGCGGATGAGATAATCGTGATGTCCGCGCAGCGAGACCTTGGAGTACAGGCAATCGATGTTGTCCAGGCCCCACTTGACGCTGGTGTCCATCAGGCGGCCGAACTCCGGGTAGTCGGGGTCGGCAAACTCTACGAACATGGTTAGCGCCGCGTTGACCAGGCGCGTTAAGTAGCGATAGCCCTCGGCGCGGTCCACGGGCGAACAGGGGACGTGCGCAGCGGTGACCACGCGGCCGGCGTCGGCAATGGCATCGACAAATGCCTGCCAGGCCTCGCCGTTCTCGACCGCGGGGCCGGGCGGGCGCAGGCGGGCGGCAAAATCAGCGGCAGAAACGACGTCGGCATTACTCACTGGGCTGCTCGCTCGGGACGTCCGTGCGGGGAACCGGCCAGCCGAAGCGCTGGTACAACTCCCCCAGCTCTTCTTCCAGGCGCGCGGGCGTGAGGCCGAACTCCCCGAGGCTGTAGTCGTGATCAGTCTCGTGACCCCTCACACGCTGCTCGCCAGCGGCCAGCAATTCGCGGTACTCATCGTTAATCTCCATGCCCAGCTCGCCGTACACCTTTTCTACTGTTGCCAACGGCGACGCCACTAATTCGTTGTAATCAACCAGCGAGCAC harbors:
- a CDS encoding DUF1214 domain-containing protein — its product is MSNADVVSAADFAARLRPPGPAVENGEAWQAFVDAIADAGRVVTAAHVPCSPVDRAEGYRYLTRLVNAALTMFVEFADPDYPEFGRLMDTSVKWGLDNIDCLYSKVSLRGHHDYLIRGSGGTAHYLGLTATAGKFGDKIPEGKVAPGGVVASMNSLDLELEDDGSFEISVSAERPDNARNWLKITPEVSGLGVRQFFYDWANELPWHLTIERLGADGPPPPLTPEDFGRRLRNAIRFINPGCDLWDSLARAYRAQPTNEVIMIEKGRSVTDPLQDYGFGWFRIEPDEALLVEFTPPPCHYWSFQLYNWWGESFDYTYRQSSLNGQQARIDSDGMFRGVISMADPGVANWIDTAGHTEGMLTPRFLLADSVPEQGYRVVKLGDLDAALPADTARVTPAERAHVLRARRDGVWRRFRD